From one Bradyrhizobium sp. Ash2021 genomic stretch:
- a CDS encoding outer membrane protein assembly factor BamD → MSAQRMTLEQRKPSGYGSLNRAARSLRLAAGLIVLAIPLSGCGTGSLWDKFLAKDDTFVEEPADKLYNEGLYLMNQRKEPKAASKKFEEVDRQHPYSDYARKSLLLSAYAFYTSGDYDSCIGAATRYVTLHPGSPDAAYAQYLIAASHYDQIPDISRDQGRTEKAIAALEEVIRKYPTSEYATTAKAKLEGARDQLAGKEMDVGRYYMDKRDYTAAINRFKTVVTRYQTTRHVEEALARLTEAYMAIGIVGEAQTAAAVLGHNFPDSRWYKDAYNLVKSGGLEPSENQGSYISRAFKKMGLG, encoded by the coding sequence ATGTCGGCACAGCGTATGACGCTCGAACAACGCAAACCATCGGGCTATGGCAGCCTCAACCGGGCCGCGCGGTCGCTTCGGCTGGCGGCGGGCCTGATCGTGCTGGCTATCCCCCTGAGCGGATGCGGCACCGGTTCGCTGTGGGACAAGTTCCTCGCCAAGGACGACACCTTCGTCGAAGAGCCCGCGGACAAGCTCTATAATGAGGGCTTGTACCTGATGAACCAACGCAAGGAGCCGAAGGCGGCGTCGAAGAAATTCGAGGAAGTCGACCGCCAGCATCCTTATTCCGACTACGCGCGCAAATCGCTGCTGTTGTCGGCCTATGCGTTCTACACCTCCGGCGATTACGACAGCTGCATCGGTGCGGCGACCCGCTACGTGACCCTGCATCCCGGCAGTCCGGACGCCGCCTACGCGCAATATTTGATCGCGGCATCGCATTACGACCAGATTCCCGACATCTCCCGCGACCAGGGCCGCACCGAGAAGGCGATCGCGGCGCTGGAAGAGGTGATCCGCAAATATCCGACGTCGGAATACGCCACCACCGCCAAGGCCAAGCTTGAAGGCGCGCGCGACCAGCTCGCCGGCAAGGAAATGGATGTCGGCCGCTATTATATGGACAAGCGCGACTACACCGCCGCCATCAACCGCTTCAAGACCGTGGTCACCCGGTATCAGACCACGCGGCATGTCGAGGAAGCGCTGGCGCGGCTGACCGAAGCCTATATGGCGATCGGCATCGTCGGCGAGGCGCAGACCGCCGCCGCCGTGCTTGGCCACAATTTTCCTGACAGCCGCTGGTACAAGGACGCGTATAATCTTGTAAAGTCCGGCGGTCTCGAGCCGAGCGAGAATCAGGGTTCCTACATTTCCAGGGCCTTCAAGAAGATGGGTCTCGGCTAG